One genomic segment of Alkalimarinus alittae includes these proteins:
- a CDS encoding CHASE domain-containing protein: MNIILRTTLIALAYFIAGQAGSFFSIPPGFASSIWPAAGIGLATALIYGPTPAMAGVFIGSFSVSCVNFLEINNTFLAHDLIIPSVIASGSAIQALTGYLLIKKVIPSPIRFIAQKEILNFLLIAGPMACLVSATIAVTGLFLVGAVPISNLTFTWFTWWTGDTIGVLFFTPLIIIALSSKKVINHSRRLQVILPSIILFFTVSWFFAGSREHQLEIQNRELLETATGFSELIEKQTIVVKNKLLALTAIYRGSEFIDRQGFSTFANILLKDDESIQALEWVPIVSHEERKTYEYLAQSEGFSRFEFKEVSDNNELISANKRAYYLPIYYLEPFPKNEAALGFDLGSNPERRHVLEQARDSGNQTASPPLELIQGGKAQPGFFIVSPLYEHSGFGVPDNISDRRGRISGYVLGVFNTEQVMMSALKFAKSKQIELAVRDVTDVENPIVIISMDTSNLKPSHSFQLNIANRVWQFSIYPNESYYVLGRDWNSWIVLTGGVILAILLQAFILLVTGFNEAKQEEIEQKTNALRKASKEADNANQAKSNFIANMSHEFRTPLNAIIGLTDLTLKTELSPKQLDYLVKVKSASRTLLSLINDTLDFSKIEAGKMELENITFDLNELLSKIDTLFQYAANEKNIQFQMQKNINISSCITGDPLRIEQVLINLCSNAIKFTEQGSVKVTVSETPVDNESVSLLFSVSDTGIGISPAQQQQLFTSFKQADASTTRKYGGTGLGLTICKRLVELMGGTITLKSKEDQGSTFSFTVICEQSAAPTVETKPDSHQKPPSSTHLLSGLNILVAEDNLVNQLIAEEVLTGFGASVVLADNGKLALDKLNTDGPFSAILMDIQMPEMDGYEATKHIRANPSFKDIPIIAMTANALSSDREECLKAGMNDHIPKPFEPEDVANAILNWTKNRHATSS, from the coding sequence GTGAACATAATTCTAAGAACGACCCTTATAGCGCTTGCTTACTTTATTGCAGGTCAAGCGGGTTCATTTTTCTCTATCCCCCCAGGTTTTGCATCGTCAATTTGGCCTGCAGCAGGTATAGGTCTAGCAACCGCGCTTATTTACGGCCCAACCCCTGCAATGGCTGGGGTCTTTATCGGTTCGTTTTCTGTATCTTGCGTAAACTTTCTAGAAATCAATAACACCTTTTTAGCACATGACTTAATAATTCCAAGCGTGATAGCCTCAGGCAGCGCCATACAGGCGCTAACAGGCTACTTATTAATAAAGAAAGTAATCCCATCCCCTATACGCTTCATCGCACAGAAAGAAATTTTAAACTTTCTCCTTATCGCAGGCCCTATGGCCTGTTTGGTCTCAGCAACAATAGCGGTCACAGGCCTTTTTCTAGTCGGCGCCGTCCCTATCTCAAACCTGACATTTACTTGGTTTACATGGTGGACGGGGGATACTATCGGCGTGCTGTTTTTTACGCCTTTAATCATTATTGCACTTTCATCTAAAAAGGTTATTAACCACAGTCGACGCCTTCAGGTAATCCTTCCATCCATCATCTTATTTTTCACCGTATCATGGTTTTTTGCAGGCTCCCGCGAACACCAACTAGAAATACAAAATAGAGAACTATTAGAAACCGCTACAGGCTTTAGTGAACTTATCGAAAAGCAGACCATCGTCGTCAAAAATAAGCTACTGGCGCTAACGGCTATTTATCGAGGGAGTGAGTTTATAGACCGCCAAGGATTTTCAACATTTGCAAACATACTACTTAAAGATGACGAATCCATACAAGCGCTAGAATGGGTTCCCATCGTCAGCCACGAAGAAAGAAAGACCTATGAATACCTCGCTCAAAGTGAAGGCTTTAGTCGTTTTGAATTCAAGGAAGTCTCCGACAACAATGAACTAATATCGGCCAACAAAAGAGCCTACTACCTCCCTATTTATTATTTAGAACCTTTTCCAAAAAATGAAGCAGCACTTGGTTTTGATTTGGGCTCAAACCCAGAGCGTAGACACGTTTTAGAGCAAGCAAGAGATAGTGGGAACCAGACAGCCTCTCCACCACTAGAACTCATTCAGGGAGGTAAAGCTCAACCGGGATTTTTTATTGTATCGCCCCTATACGAACATTCAGGATTTGGTGTGCCGGATAACATAAGCGATCGCAGAGGCCGTATTTCAGGTTATGTGCTCGGCGTTTTTAATACCGAACAAGTCATGATGTCTGCACTTAAATTTGCAAAGTCCAAACAGATCGAACTCGCCGTTAGAGATGTTACTGATGTCGAAAACCCCATCGTCATTATTTCAATGGATACAAGCAATCTAAAGCCTAGTCACTCATTCCAACTAAATATAGCCAATAGAGTGTGGCAATTTTCGATCTACCCTAATGAGTCATATTACGTATTAGGGCGAGACTGGAATAGCTGGATCGTATTAACCGGCGGAGTCATATTAGCCATATTGCTTCAGGCATTTATTTTATTAGTCACCGGGTTCAACGAAGCTAAGCAAGAAGAAATAGAGCAAAAAACAAACGCGTTGAGAAAAGCCAGTAAGGAGGCGGACAATGCTAACCAGGCAAAAAGTAATTTTATAGCCAATATGAGCCATGAGTTTAGAACACCTCTCAACGCCATTATTGGGCTAACGGACTTAACGCTAAAAACAGAACTAAGCCCAAAACAGCTCGACTACTTAGTTAAAGTAAAAAGCGCATCTAGGACTCTTCTAAGCTTAATCAATGACACTCTCGACTTTTCTAAAATAGAAGCCGGTAAAATGGAATTAGAGAACATAACGTTTGACCTTAACGAGCTACTCTCAAAAATAGATACGCTATTTCAGTATGCCGCCAACGAAAAAAACATTCAGTTTCAGATGCAAAAAAACATTAACATTTCGTCCTGCATAACAGGAGACCCGTTACGAATAGAGCAAGTTTTAATCAACCTCTGCAGTAACGCAATTAAATTCACAGAGCAAGGCAGCGTTAAAGTAACCGTATCTGAAACACCAGTAGATAATGAGTCTGTTTCGCTACTATTTAGTGTATCAGATACAGGTATAGGTATTAGCCCTGCACAACAACAGCAATTATTCACATCCTTTAAACAAGCAGACGCATCAACCACAAGAAAGTACGGTGGCACCGGCTTAGGGCTTACTATTTGCAAACGACTCGTCGAACTAATGGGCGGAACAATCACCTTGAAAAGTAAAGAAGACCAAGGCAGCACATTTTCATTTACGGTGATCTGCGAGCAGTCAGCAGCACCCACAGTAGAAACTAAGCCAGACAGCCACCAGAAGCCCCCCTCATCTACGCACCTGCTTTCAGGGCTAAATATACTGGTAGCAGAAGATAACTTAGTAAACCAACTGATCGCCGAAGAAGTGCTCACAGGTTTTGGCGCTAGCGTAGTGCTCGCAGATAACGGGAAATTAGCATTAGACAAGCTCAACACTGATGGCCCGTTCTCAGCTATATTAATGGATATTCAGATGCCAGAAATGGACGGTTATGAGGCAACAAAGCATATCCGAGCAAACCCGAGCTTTAAAGACATCCCCATTATTGCCATGACAGCCAACGCATTAAGCAGTGATCGGGAGGAATGTTTAAAGGCAGGAATGAACGATCATATCCCCAAGCCCTTTGAGCCTGAAGATGTTGCAAACGCGATTCTCAATTGGACTAAGAATCGCCACGCTACTAGCTCCTGA
- a CDS encoding M90 family metallopeptidase, producing MTAAQFLLLVCMIAVFSVVFVKLKRRWFERKPFPSEWQRILASNIPIYKRLPQALQAQLNNHVKYFMRDKTFYGCDGLVLTDEIKVTIAGQACLLILNRPTNQYFKLHHVLVYPSSFVASRSEQSASGVVSHKKTGLLGESWSQGKVILSWDDVFKGVKNFSDGQNVVLHEFAHQLDQESGSTNGAPLLGSQSSYQSWTRVLSSEFERLQKQANSGFSSLIDQYGATNPAEFFAVVTETFFERPVQLRRRHPELFEEMKTFYAVDPSEWID from the coding sequence TTGACGGCTGCTCAGTTTCTTCTTCTTGTTTGTATGATCGCTGTATTTTCAGTGGTGTTCGTTAAATTGAAACGCAGGTGGTTTGAACGCAAACCTTTCCCATCGGAATGGCAACGTATTCTGGCGTCTAATATTCCTATTTATAAACGACTCCCGCAAGCACTTCAGGCACAGTTAAATAACCATGTTAAATACTTTATGCGCGATAAGACTTTTTATGGTTGTGATGGCTTAGTCTTAACGGACGAAATAAAGGTTACTATTGCAGGTCAGGCCTGCCTATTGATACTTAATAGACCTACCAACCAGTATTTTAAGCTTCACCATGTTCTGGTTTACCCTTCTTCTTTCGTTGCCTCGAGAAGTGAGCAGAGCGCATCGGGTGTGGTGTCACATAAAAAAACGGGGCTTCTAGGGGAGTCTTGGAGTCAGGGTAAAGTCATTTTGTCTTGGGATGACGTGTTTAAAGGTGTTAAAAATTTTAGTGACGGTCAAAACGTCGTACTTCATGAGTTTGCTCACCAGTTAGATCAGGAATCTGGCTCTACTAATGGTGCGCCATTATTAGGCAGTCAGTCAAGCTATCAGAGCTGGACACGTGTTTTATCGAGTGAGTTTGAGCGACTGCAAAAGCAAGCGAACTCCGGCTTTAGTAGTTTGATTGATCAGTATGGCGCCACTAACCCTGCAGAGTTCTTTGCGGTGGTCACCGAAACTTTTTTTGAAAGGCCCGTTCAGTTACGTCGTCGACACCCAGAGCTGTTTGAAGAGATGAAAACGTTTTATGCAGTAGACCCTTCAGAGTGGATTGATTAA
- a CDS encoding sn-glycerol-3-phosphate transporter — protein sequence MAGTMTRNTTVYYFLFLLTLPFTLSLTASNATADWLEEGDQFYFQTSLYTVHYSPKDEHNNKQNLINIELQKASQWLGGLALFKNSFGQSSQFAYVGYNWTIPYTQEFMYFKFVGGLMHGYDGEYKDKIPLNQAGVAPAVIPSIGVRYKRVQSEIALFGAAGAMWTIGFNFPITGE from the coding sequence ATGGCCGGAACTATGACTCGAAATACGACTGTATATTACTTTTTATTTCTCTTAACACTTCCCTTCACATTAAGCCTTACCGCGTCAAACGCGACAGCTGATTGGCTAGAAGAAGGAGATCAGTTCTATTTCCAAACGAGCCTATACACCGTTCACTATAGCCCTAAAGATGAGCATAACAACAAGCAGAATCTAATTAATATAGAGCTACAAAAAGCCTCGCAGTGGTTGGGAGGGCTTGCATTATTTAAAAATTCATTCGGTCAGAGCTCACAGTTTGCCTATGTCGGCTACAATTGGACTATCCCCTACACTCAAGAATTTATGTACTTTAAATTTGTGGGAGGCCTAATGCACGGCTATGATGGCGAATATAAAGATAAAATCCCTTTAAATCAGGCCGGAGTAGCACCTGCCGTCATTCCCTCCATTGGGGTTAGATACAAACGAGTGCAGTCTGAGATCGCACTATTCGGTGCGGCAGGCGCCATGTGGACAATAGGGTTTAACTTCCCGATAACAGGCGAATAA
- a CDS encoding NUDIX hydrolase produces the protein MLHCPQCGLLSYEFDGQKVYLCNKCQYEFFFNSAASVGALIIRDGRLLTAVRAKNPSKGMLDLPGGFVDPDESLEHALSRELQEELCITPSSLQYFTSGSNRYLYNQIEYTTCDAFFICTVDHYKNMQANDDICEFRWVPLKEIDLDAFAFKSVKQAIEKLLKEHY, from the coding sequence ATGCTCCACTGCCCTCAATGCGGGTTACTCAGCTACGAATTTGACGGACAAAAAGTCTACCTATGCAATAAATGTCAATATGAATTCTTCTTTAACTCAGCAGCTTCAGTCGGTGCACTGATTATAAGAGATGGGCGCCTTCTTACAGCCGTTCGAGCTAAGAACCCGAGCAAAGGTATGCTAGACCTACCAGGAGGGTTTGTTGACCCTGACGAATCTCTAGAGCATGCGCTTAGTCGTGAGTTACAAGAAGAGTTATGCATCACCCCTTCTTCTCTACAGTATTTCACATCAGGCTCAAATCGTTACCTCTACAACCAGATAGAGTATACAACTTGCGACGCATTTTTTATTTGTACCGTAGACCATTATAAAAACATGCAAGCTAACGATGATATTTGTGAGTTTCGTTGGGTCCCACTAAAAGAAATCGACTTAGACGCATTTGCATTTAAGTCGGTAAAACAAGCTATAGAAAAACTATTAAAAGAACATTATTAA
- a CDS encoding aminotransferase-like domain-containing protein, with protein MDTPFSDRIADVPQSFIREILKVAMDPTVISFAGGLPNRDLFPIEGIKQATNKVLDEHGADALQYSNTEGYPELRQYISDRYRDKQGIDVPIKNILITNGSQQGLDLLGKTLLNEGDDVVIEEPGYLGAIQAFSVYRARFNPVPVSEEGLNIERLKGVMLCRKPKLLYTVPNFQNPSGISYSEENRLEVAEVLKGTSTFLVQDDPYGDLRFAGVEKTSFKKLIPDNTVVLGSFSKTVVPSFRLGWIVAPDELMEKLVIAKQAADLHTNYFSQRIIHQFLLDNDIDAHIAEITKVYGRQRAAMIKAIDEHFPKEVVITHPEGGMFLWGALPEGYSSMDLFDMAIKDKVAFVPGQPFYVSRDEVNTFRLNFSSVDEDVIETGMARLGKVIKTMLLA; from the coding sequence ATGGATACCCCTTTTTCAGATCGTATAGCCGATGTACCCCAATCGTTCATTCGTGAAATACTTAAAGTTGCTATGGACCCTACCGTTATTTCGTTTGCGGGTGGATTACCCAATAGAGACTTGTTTCCTATTGAGGGGATTAAGCAGGCAACGAATAAGGTACTAGATGAGCACGGCGCTGATGCTCTTCAATATAGCAATACCGAAGGCTATCCAGAGCTAAGGCAGTATATATCTGATCGATACCGTGATAAGCAAGGAATCGACGTCCCAATAAAGAACATATTAATTACCAATGGTTCTCAGCAAGGTCTTGATTTGTTAGGTAAGACCTTACTTAACGAAGGGGATGACGTTGTTATTGAAGAGCCGGGTTACTTGGGGGCTATTCAAGCATTCTCTGTGTACCGTGCTAGGTTTAATCCGGTACCGGTTTCTGAAGAAGGTCTGAATATTGAACGTTTAAAGGGAGTAATGCTTTGTCGTAAGCCTAAGTTACTGTATACCGTGCCGAACTTTCAGAATCCATCGGGTATTTCGTACAGTGAAGAGAACCGGCTTGAAGTGGCTGAAGTGTTAAAAGGTACCTCAACTTTTCTGGTGCAGGATGACCCATACGGCGATTTACGTTTTGCGGGTGTCGAAAAGACATCATTCAAAAAACTGATTCCAGATAATACGGTGGTATTGGGGTCATTTTCAAAGACTGTCGTGCCGTCATTTCGTCTAGGTTGGATTGTTGCACCTGATGAACTGATGGAAAAATTAGTCATTGCTAAGCAGGCAGCAGACTTACATACCAATTATTTCTCACAGCGTATTATTCATCAGTTTTTGCTTGATAACGATATTGACGCTCATATCGCAGAAATCACTAAAGTATATGGCCGTCAGCGTGCCGCGATGATTAAGGCTATCGATGAGCACTTTCCGAAAGAAGTGGTTATTACTCACCCTGAAGGGGGGATGTTTCTGTGGGGGGCGTTACCAGAAGGTTATTCTTCTATGGATTTGTTCGATATGGCCATTAAAGACAAGGTTGCATTTGTGCCAGGTCAACCCTTCTATGTTAGTAGGGATGAAGTAAATACGTTTCGTTTAAACTTTTCTAGTGTAGATGAAGACGTCATTGAAACAGGTATGGCTAGGCTGGGTAAAGTAATCAAAACCATGCTATTGGCGTGA
- a CDS encoding alpha/beta hydrolase: MSSSQSKVTRWVVKKLIAPILNADTPIVTQRKRLDRLAGAVPLPRRVKSRALKIRDIPALWIDVNAKNQRVILFLHGGAYNIGSIESHKEYAARLGLASDANVLLIDYRLAPEHPFPAGLEDALAAYQWLLVQGYSGRNIAIAGDSAGGGLALSTAMSVRDKAVELPACLCLMSPWTDLTMSGESIKRNAHSEIMLNALWMRQLAHNYAGPDGLANPLASPHFGEYKGLPPIMTHVAESELLLSDARRMTQKAKQAGVSADLEAFRNVWHIWHTHAGFMPESKHALKKMGAFIKSNTDIG; this comes from the coding sequence ATGTCTAGTTCACAGAGCAAAGTTACCCGTTGGGTCGTCAAGAAATTAATCGCTCCGATCCTCAATGCCGATACGCCTATTGTTACCCAAAGAAAAAGGCTCGATAGATTAGCTGGAGCGGTGCCTTTACCTCGAAGGGTAAAGTCAAGAGCATTAAAAATCCGAGATATCCCCGCTTTGTGGATAGATGTTAATGCGAAAAATCAACGAGTCATTCTGTTCTTACATGGTGGTGCTTACAATATAGGTTCCATTGAATCACATAAAGAGTATGCTGCTCGTTTAGGCTTGGCCTCTGATGCTAATGTTTTGTTAATTGATTATCGGCTAGCGCCAGAGCATCCTTTTCCTGCAGGGTTAGAAGATGCCTTGGCTGCTTATCAATGGTTATTGGTTCAAGGTTATAGTGGTCGCAACATTGCCATAGCGGGAGACTCAGCAGGGGGAGGTTTAGCGCTATCAACGGCGATGAGTGTGCGAGATAAAGCAGTCGAACTACCTGCTTGCTTGTGTTTAATGTCTCCGTGGACTGACTTGACGATGAGCGGTGAGAGTATTAAGCGGAACGCTCACTCAGAAATTATGTTGAATGCGCTTTGGATGCGGCAGTTGGCGCATAATTACGCCGGCCCTGATGGTTTGGCAAACCCTTTGGCTTCTCCTCATTTTGGTGAATATAAAGGCCTTCCGCCAATAATGACACATGTGGCTGAGTCAGAACTTTTGTTAAGCGATGCCAGACGGATGACCCAAAAAGCAAAACAAGCGGGCGTTAGTGCTGATTTAGAAGCGTTTCGAAATGTTTGGCATATTTGGCATACTCATGCTGGGTTTATGCCTGAATCGAAACACGCATTGAAAAAAATGGGTGCCTTTATTAAGTCTAATACTGATATCGGTTAG
- a CDS encoding Ig and FN3 domain-containing protein yields MFLNVVVKHWGALLRQPSVRSIGIFALSGLLAACNSDDKNDSVASTATSGSSTAQSQTINGNETPVADPQNETPVADPQEVKQISITGGAIKGVIENGVVRIFSIESEAGLYRKSPTPLGYAERTDANGQFNISISAGNIDGVVVEITADAATRMTCDVVNGCGVDQQGNLIGFGQTFALNNDFILEAAYSGLQEENALILYVTPLTHLAVSYAKGQTDGLSERNIGAAYALVEDTLKLSKGSLQLPPPDLTKLDSYNALSGDELQYAIMSASFLAMVNMPDWGSVDEVINSAAVRFTQSGGLPDENGGVVSEVTLDDLFYQASDIASDLQATVNNEQIIVELISVESSTDMYYQEVSSVYVDNSAPAQGAGNTQKNDSAGADMAGDEKQDVIVPPAPSIAVEEPAKLLTIASHPGSVVVDVNERAQLSVVVQGEGDIHYQWRKDGVELVGENASTLSFNSVALNDSGVYDVIVSNEAGQVPSLSATLAVEELTYTAQLSWSIPTARQDGSMLALNDIAGYVVVYGTEPENLSSKLLVDGAQTTNYPFENLDPTKTYYFKIATLDVNDIQGEFSDVVSKSFL; encoded by the coding sequence ATGTTTTTAAATGTAGTCGTTAAACATTGGGGGGCTTTATTGCGCCAACCTAGTGTGCGCAGCATTGGCATTTTCGCATTAAGTGGTTTGTTGGCGGCGTGCAACTCTGATGATAAGAATGATTCAGTTGCGAGTACTGCGACGTCAGGCTCTTCTACCGCCCAGTCTCAAACGATCAATGGTAATGAGACACCTGTCGCTGATCCTCAAAATGAGACACCTGTCGCTGATCCTCAAGAGGTTAAGCAAATATCTATAACCGGTGGTGCGATTAAAGGTGTTATCGAAAACGGTGTTGTTCGTATATTTAGCATTGAAAGTGAAGCGGGTCTGTATCGCAAGTCACCCACTCCGTTAGGATATGCTGAGCGAACGGATGCCAACGGACAGTTTAATATTTCTATTTCTGCCGGTAATATTGATGGAGTTGTTGTTGAAATAACGGCCGATGCCGCTACAAGAATGACCTGTGATGTTGTAAATGGCTGTGGGGTTGACCAGCAAGGCAACCTTATTGGCTTCGGACAGACGTTTGCTTTAAATAATGATTTTATATTAGAGGCTGCGTATTCAGGGCTGCAAGAAGAAAATGCTTTAATCTTATATGTTACACCTCTTACTCACTTGGCGGTTTCGTATGCAAAGGGTCAAACTGACGGTTTAAGTGAGCGCAATATTGGTGCGGCGTATGCTTTGGTGGAGGATACGTTAAAGCTTTCAAAAGGGTCGTTGCAGTTACCGCCACCTGATTTAACTAAGCTTGATTCTTATAACGCATTATCGGGTGACGAGCTTCAGTATGCCATTATGTCCGCCTCTTTTTTAGCCATGGTGAATATGCCAGACTGGGGGTCAGTAGATGAGGTTATCAATAGTGCTGCAGTGCGTTTTACTCAGTCTGGCGGATTGCCAGACGAAAATGGCGGAGTGGTATCAGAGGTTACGCTTGATGACCTGTTCTATCAGGCTAGCGATATTGCAAGTGATTTGCAGGCTACTGTCAATAATGAGCAAATAATTGTTGAGTTGATCTCTGTAGAAAGCTCAACAGATATGTATTACCAAGAAGTATCAAGTGTTTATGTGGATAACTCTGCGCCAGCGCAAGGGGCCGGTAACACTCAAAAGAATGATTCTGCTGGGGCCGACATGGCGGGTGATGAAAAGCAGGATGTAATTGTTCCACCTGCCCCTTCTATTGCAGTCGAAGAGCCTGCAAAACTATTAACAATAGCGTCTCACCCAGGCTCTGTGGTTGTTGATGTTAATGAACGAGCGCAATTAAGCGTGGTGGTGCAGGGTGAGGGTGATATTCATTACCAGTGGAGAAAAGATGGCGTTGAGCTTGTTGGCGAAAATGCCTCAACCCTTTCATTTAATAGCGTAGCATTGAATGACTCGGGGGTTTATGATGTCATTGTATCGAATGAGGCAGGGCAAGTGCCTTCTTTGTCGGCGACGCTTGCGGTAGAAGAGTTAACGTACACTGCTCAATTGAGTTGGAGTATTCCGACTGCTCGCCAGGATGGCTCTATGTTGGCGCTTAATGATATTGCCGGTTACGTGGTTGTTTATGGAACAGAGCCTGAAAACCTATCATCTAAATTACTAGTGGATGGGGCTCAGACAACGAATTATCCGTTTGAAAATCTGGATCCAACTAAAACCTATTACTTTAAAATTGCCACGCTTGATGTGAATGATATCCAGGGTGAGTTTTCAGATGTTGTGAGTAAAAGTTTCTTATAA
- a CDS encoding SRPBCC family protein: protein MAAEYIALVQDFQAPVAEVFSELTDHYKFGKLLKTKITRVEDGVGGYLNGLGSVRRISPAPLLDFEERVVTFEPNALMEYVVSRGSPIKNHIGRMEFSSITANDGRENTRVRYTIEFESKLPLPFIGGLLKKLIEAPIKQGFTKLAARYVRS, encoded by the coding sequence ATGGCGGCAGAATATATAGCGTTAGTGCAAGACTTTCAGGCGCCTGTCGCAGAGGTTTTTTCTGAGCTGACAGATCATTATAAATTTGGAAAACTACTAAAAACAAAGATTACGCGGGTTGAAGATGGGGTAGGAGGTTATCTTAACGGGTTAGGTTCAGTTAGGAGGATATCCCCAGCCCCTTTGCTCGACTTCGAAGAACGCGTGGTGACATTTGAGCCTAACGCGTTAATGGAATACGTAGTGAGCCGAGGTAGTCCAATAAAAAATCATATTGGGCGAATGGAATTTTCTTCTATTACTGCTAATGATGGGCGTGAGAATACTCGCGTTCGATATACCATTGAATTTGAATCAAAGCTCCCGCTTCCATTTATAGGGGGGCTACTTAAAAAGCTTATTGAGGCACCGATTAAGCAAGGTTTTACGAAGTTAGCGGCGCGTTACGTTAGGTCATAA
- a CDS encoding SprT-like domain-containing protein, whose product MDALTDLQYKVVEAVKINIQAANDYFNESLAVPDIRFDLRGKSAGQARFEYLRAYGIAKKTNAIIRFNRVLMEENPEAFIGEVAPHETAHVIAHQLYGRSIKPHGQEWQMIMRSVLKQEPSVTHRFDISRSSPKPHIYSCGCQGVTHPLSAIRHNRVRRKQSSYLCRKCNSALYQKKQ is encoded by the coding sequence ATGGATGCGTTAACAGATCTGCAATATAAGGTTGTAGAAGCAGTTAAGATTAATATTCAGGCCGCTAACGATTACTTTAATGAGTCGTTAGCGGTACCCGATATTCGGTTTGATCTTCGCGGTAAAAGTGCAGGGCAAGCTAGGTTTGAATACTTACGAGCCTATGGTATAGCTAAAAAAACAAACGCTATTATTCGTTTTAATCGGGTATTGATGGAAGAAAACCCTGAGGCGTTTATAGGTGAGGTAGCACCTCATGAGACGGCCCATGTCATTGCTCATCAACTCTATGGCCGTAGCATTAAACCTCATGGCCAAGAATGGCAGATGATTATGCGGTCTGTATTAAAGCAAGAGCCCTCGGTTACCCATCGGTTTGATATATCGCGGTCATCCCCGAAGCCCCATATTTACAGCTGTGGTTGTCAAGGGGTAACGCACCCACTATCGGCTATTAGGCATAACCGAGTGAGAAGGAAGCAGTCTTCGTATTTATGTCGAAAATGTAACAGCGCCTTATACCAAAAAAAACAGTAA